The following is a genomic window from Nomascus leucogenys isolate Asia chromosome 25, Asia_NLE_v1, whole genome shotgun sequence.
TACTAGACAGACTCAGTAGCAGAAAAACATATCCCATAAGCAGAGGACAAAtcacagatgctcctcaacttacgaTGGAGCTACATCCCAATAAGCTCATCGTTGGCCGACAGATCACATGCAAGTGGTCCACAGATCGCACATAAGTGGTCCACAGTCAACAGAAACAGACCTAGATATGACAGCGATCATGAATTAGCAGAAAAGGAACAATTATCTTAAATTTGCTCCATATGCTCaagggtatttttaaaagcatgattaTGATTAGAAGAGAAATGGAAGACActggtgtgcttttttttttttttttttgagacagtcactcttgtcacccaggctggaatgcagcagtgcaatcacggcttgctgcagcctcaaactcccaggctcaagtgagcttcccgagcagctgggactacaggcattgccaccacacctggctgatttttttttttttttagacggattcctgctctgtcacccaggctggagtacagtggcgcgatctcggctcactgcaacctccgcctcccaggttcaagtgattgccctgcttcagcctcccaaataactgggacaacaggcgtgtgcccagctaattttttatatttttagtagagacagggtttcaccatattggccaagctggtctcaaactcctaaccttgtgatccactggcctcggcctcccaaagtgctgggattacaggcgtgagccaccgcgcctggtctttttaattttttttaaagatgaggtctcactgtattgcccaggctagtctcaaactcccgggctcaagaaatccccctgcctcaacctcccaaagtgttgggatcacaggtgtgagccaccaccctagCTGGAAGACATTTTGTAAAATACCAAAACCAAATTTATAGAGATGAAAAAACACAATGGCTCATACAGAAAATGGCCATGGCTTAACAGCAGCTTAAAAGAAAGATCAGTCAGCTTGAAGACGTGGAAACAGAATCCAACGAAAATGAAATGCACACTGAAGAAGATAAGCAGAGACTCACGGACCCAGGAGTCCAGAGCAAGCAGCCCATTCGAGCACCTGGGACTGCAGGGGGCAAGGGAGGAGTCTGAATAGCTGGAATATTTCCAAATTGCATAAAAATGACAATCCTACAAATCTTCACaaacccccaaaacacacacacacaccgtaaAGCTTCTCAAATTACAGAAAACCAGGGATAAAGAGAAACAatcaaaagcagccagagaataCACACATGATGACCATCATGTATCAGCCAAGAGACAGAAACATTTAACACGAAGAATGATTCAACAGGAACAGAGGGTTCCACTAACATGTAAAGAGACTTCCGAGAACAGGGGTGCTGAGGCCTCGGGAGAACCTCCACCGCCAGGACTGAGACAACAAACCTACAAGCATTGAGTCTGGATCTCGGTGAGAACGTCGGCTGAGACGCAGCTCTGACCTGAGTGGGGCTATGATGTGCCGGGTTGCGCAGTTGGCTGAGGTGCAGCAGGCCAAGGCCTCCGGGGTGGGAGTGCCAGCGAGACTCACCCAGAAGCTCtccctggggcaggagggaggcagaCCCCCTGGGAGATGGACAGAGGCAAGGAAGCTTAGCAGGAATCCTTCCCACCGTGGTGAATGAACCTGGGTGTCGCTAAACTCCTGGAGACTGTCACTGAgagcccccgcccccaccatgAGGCTGGCAGGCACACACACCACGGAAGCCAGGAAAAGCAAGCACACTGGAACCAGGAGGGCAGGCCCCTCCCTCCTGTGGAGTCCCTCCAGCTCCTGCCGGTGACAGAGCCAAACACTGTGCCAACCTGCAAAGGAGGGTACAGGGAGGGCCCAGCTCCAGGGTCACAAGGCAGGGCTGAGAAGGGTGCACTGGGCACAGAGAGGCAAGACAGGGATAGCTGGAGACACTGTGTGGGGGCCACACACATCTGCACGTGCACATACAATCACCCTCCCACTGTGAAGCACAAAACACGGCTCAACAAATCTAAACAGAGGGGTCAGCAAAGTATATTCtgagaccacaatggaattaaaacCAGAAACCACCACAAAATCTGGAGGAAAACCCtaaatgtttggaaattaaaCCATACTTCCAAATAACCCACAGACCAATGATCTCACAAgggaaatcagaaagaaaaacctATCACGTCAACATCTATGGGATGCAGGAATAAACACAGAAAGCCCTCCTTCCCGGAGGGGCCCTCACAGCTGGTCAGCTGCTGCTGGCTGCAGGCCTCAGTTCTCTGCCATGGTAACTTTTGTAGGCTAGCTGAGTGCCCTCGTGACCTTGTGGCACATTTCCCCCAGGGTGAGTGATCTAAGATGGGTAAGCCAAGGTTTTGGTAAGGTGGCCTCAGAGAACTGGATCAAGGTTAGGTCTGGATCGAAGGTGGGCAGTGTCACTGGCTCCCTGAAAAACTCCACACCACACACTATGGGCCTTCCAAGTTGATCATGAGCCGCCACAGCCGCAAACACTAGACGTGAGGATGCACTGCGTTTTCCACACTGGGGTCGGGGTCTGGGATGAAGAACTGGCAGTATCTTCTAAGAAACGTGCATAACTGAGAGCCAGCAATTCCACGCGCAAGTACACGCCCAACAGAAATGCTTACAAATGTTCCAGAAGACGGGTgctggccgggggcagtggctcacgcctgtaatcccagtgctttgggaaaccaaggcaggaggactgcttgaggccagaagttcaagaccagcctgggcagcagagcaagacaccatctctacaaaaactacaaaaattagccagcatgcaAGCACACACCTGccgtcccagccactcaggagactgaggggggaggatcacttgagcccaggaggctgaggttgcagtgagccgaggtcacaccactgcactccagcctgggtaacagagcgagaccctgtctctaaaaataaaaaataaaaaaaaaacaagacaggtGCCAGCATGTTCATCACTGCACTATCCCTAACAGCCAAACTgtggaaactacccaaatgcccatcaataacagAATGAACACGCTGTGGAATTTTCACACAATGGATATTTGGCATCGCACTGAGAATGAACAATCCACAACCACAGGCAACAAGGTGGATGAGCCTCACAGAGTGGAGCAGAAGCAGCCAGAGCAACAGAGGAAAACTGAGGTCAGGCCGGCCAGCATGCACGTGGCAGTGCCTAGAAGGGAACATGGGCATGGGGGCTTCTCAGCAGGTGCTAAGTGTCCTGCTTCTCGTGGGTAGTCACACACATGCATTCAGTTGCTGAAATCCCAGTTCTAGCATTTCACATGCACTTTTCAGATGTACAGTACGCATACTGTaatcaaaatgaagaaagaggggctaggcataatggctcatgcctgtaatcccagcactctgggaggccaaggtgggaggattgcttgagcctgggaggttgaggctgcagtgagctgagatcacaccactgcacttcagcctgggtgacagagaccgtCTGGAAGTAAGTGCTCAGAATTAAATACAATAGATTGGGTGCAGTGGAtgacacctataatgccagcactttgggagggcgaggcaggaggatcacctgaggtcaggagttggagaccaacctagcaaacatggcaaaaccccgtctctactaaaaatacagaaattagccgggcgtggtggcaggtgcctgtaatcccagctactcgggaggctgaggtaggagaatcacttgaacccgggaggtggaggttgcagtgagccgagattgtgccactaaactccagcctgggcaacagagcaagactctgtctcaaaaaaaaacaacaacaaaaaaaaaaccagatacaATGACCAAATTTTCATCATCAATTAAAGAGGTAGAACAAAGTCCAAGGAATGTCccaaaagtaaaatacatagaaaCTAAAAACATAACGGAAGAGAGCAGAGGAAATTGAAGGAATGAGATCCTCCCAGATGGCAAAAAGGGTGGTGACATCTCACAGAACAGACCCAGCTGCGAGGCAGTCACAGGGGACAGGAAGGCGGTGGGTGCTGCTGTTCTGGGTGAAGGGGCAAGAGACAAAACTCTAAATACATGCAGAGCTGGGTTCAACCCATGCAACTGTAAGAGGTATTTCTGGGACGACTTCAGGCAGGTGAACAGGAACCAGTCTGTCAGTCAAGGTACCAGCAAGAAGGCGGCTGCGCCATCCACTGAGACACAGAAACGGCTATTGGCAGAGGAAGCAACCCAGGACCAAGGCAGGATGCTGAGGAATAGCAGGAAGCCAGCCCTGCTGGGGAGGAAGCAGAGCCTCAGAGGAGCCCCGCAGTCCTCGTGGAGAGACGCAGCCCTGTGAGGAGGCTGTTCAGTctcagtcccagccactccactcTGCAGCTGTAGCACAAAGCAGACACAGATGAGACGTGGACAGACAGGCATGGCTGCAGCCATAAAAGTTTAGTCTCAGACAATGAAATGTGAATTTCATGATTTTCAtgtcatgaaatatatttttaatttcttttcaaccatttttaaaatgtaaaaaagccATTCACAGGCCATCTATCAGGCCGTGGGCAGGATGCAGCACATGGGCCTGTCTGCCAGACCCTATTTTAGGTGAAGATGCCAGCAAGACCAACCTGAACCTCTCCTAAAACCAAGACTTTCAAAGCAGACTATGAACGAGAGAGCATGCCCTGCGCCAGATGCCCTGGCAGCGTGAAGGAGGCCAGGCTGCTTGTACAGGACAGTGGCCCAGCATGGCCCCTGCCTTCTGAAACCCTCGATCCCCAGCAGAGAGGAGTAGGCCTCAGCGTTGCAGACAGCACTGTTTCCAGATcaatgttaaaaggaaaacaaggcaCTTATGAAAAATTTGAAGCATTCCAGCTTTTGATACACAGGATTCTGAGTCCCCAGAGATCCCCCACATCAAAGTCATCGCCAGCATGAACCTGTTCCTGTGTGGAGACTTCATCAGGAGCCGGCCCGAACGAATTAGGTGATGCACCCAGAAGCCTACCCCTCGCAGAAGCCTCTTCCCAAATCACGCGGCGCGCACCTCACTCACACACAGCGCGCGATCACGCGGCGCGCACCTCACTCACACACAGCGCGCGATCACGCGGCGCGCACCTCACACACAGCGCGCGATCACGCGGCGCGCACCTCACTCACACACAGCGCGCGATCACGCGGCGCGCACCTCACTCACACACAGCGCGCGATCACGCGGCGCGCACCTCACACACAGCGCGCGATCACGCGGCGCGCACCTCACACACAGAGCGCGATCACGCGGCGCGCACCTCACACACAGCGCGCGATCACGCAGCGCGCACCTCACACAGCGTGCAATCACGCAGCGTGCACCTCACACACAGCGCGCGATCACGCGGTGCGCACCTCACACACAGTGCATGCACCAAGGTGTTTTGCCTTGCTAATCGGTGATTGAAATTCAGCAACATCCCTGTGGCTCTGGAGTGTGTGCCAAAGCCAAATCAAATCATAACAACATCCTCAATCACCTCCCTGTAAACCGGGTGCCAGCCAGGCCCGTGTGCTCACACTTCCTGAAACAAGTTCACCGTCTGCGCCACCGATGCCGGACAGAGCTCCCTGCGACTCCGAAACGTGTTTCTCACTTCCCACAAGGGAGCCACTCTCCAGGGGCAGCTCCTGAGCACAAGGGGtatggctggggctggggtgggctgaAGCATTCGTGGGGAGTTTCAACAGCCTGTGTGGCGAGCAGCTACTGCGGGGCAGCACATCACATGGACGCTGAGACGGCGGGAACAACATGAAAACGTCCACCATGCCAGAAACGTCAGCCCACAGACGCTCCTAGACGAAGACGCAGCGGACATGAAGGGCGGTATGAGAACAGCAGAAACACAGCTGCTGCCACCACAGGCTGACACGCAGCCTCCAACATGAAAAGAAAGTGCTTCAAGAGCTTCCACTCCAGTGGTCTGGCTTCCCTTCAACCAGAAAGGGGGCACAGGCACCCAGCAAGAATATTCTTTCTAGAGCCCAGGGGACAGTCCCGTCCTCTGAGCTGGTCACAACTGACGTCACCTTTTCCTTCTTAAAGGGACATGCCAGGATGCAGGGGAACAAAAAGCTTTCCCTGATTTGAGGTGAGAGGCACCACTGATCGCCATGATCAGCAACTCAACGTCGCCTCCCCCGGCCTCATCTTCTTGGCATGCCCATTGGGCCCAGGCGGGGGACTCCGGTGCCGCTGCTTCTTCTCTAGCTGCTGCTGCagtctctcctctttcttcttcaggTAGGAGGTCATGTTGTCAAACGTGGCCTTGTAGAGACTGCTGAAGCTGGCATCTGCGCCGGCAGAGCCTGTGATGGGGGAACAAGGGCAGGTGCCAGGTGGGGCAGGAACATGGGACTCGGCCACTACAGCGGGCCCCCTGTAGCAGGGAGTTACCTCTTGATTCCTGGAGTCCTCGGTGGACCGTGGAGGGCACCTTCTGGGATGGCTCCCCACGGTGCCCACCTCCTGGGACCCACACCCTGGCTGGACCTGAGGACTGGCTCCTAACAGAACGGGGCAAAGACGAAAGTATGTAATGGAAACCAGGGCACCAAGGCTGGGCCTCCACCCCGCCAGCACTCTCTGCTTGCAAGCCTGGAGAAAGCCACTACTGCACCATGAGCCGCCCTGTGGAGGGGCCCAGGTGGCAGGGAACCAGGAGCAGAggcctctggccaacagccagaGAGGCCCCCTGTCCTGCCAACAACCCAGACTGAGCGAGGTCGGGCCCTGCCTGGTGAAGCTGAGGTGGCTACCTGCAGAGACACAGCTCACCTGAGTCTGGACCCGACCCACAGCAACAAGTGAGACAGGGTGGGGTGCCTTAAGGCATCGAGTGTAGGATAGCATGTTCTGCAGCCACAGCGAATGGACACGGATTTCATCTACTTTATCTAAGTGCCAAGGATTGGGGGCAATGACTGACCACAGGCACACGGAGACAGCCTCAGCCTGGCCAGGAAACCACAGGCCCAGCCGGTAACCCGCACACCAGCGATTGCCTGAAGCCTGCCCTTCCGGCAGGTGGCGCAGCCTCCCCGCCCCTCCAGCGACTCTGCTGCTTGTGGGACACTTGAGCAGCAGCCCTCCCCCGTCCCTCTCCCAACAAGGCCCCCAAGTCTGCGCCAGGAACAGGACGCTCTATCTATGGAACATCTCAGGAGAGTGAGCCCAGGCTTCAGCCTGAGACTGTTGTGCAAGGTGACACTCAACAGGTCCGTGCTGTCCGTGGCCTAGAGCATGGGGGCCATAAGCACTGCAGATGCCCAGCCATGAGCACTGCCGCCTGCAGCCCCTGACGTAGCCAGTGACAGGCTCACTCTGAAGTGTTCTTAAAGCAGATCCCAACCATGCTGGGGATCCCAACCATGCTGGGGGGCCCAACCCTGCCCGTCTCAACCCTAAACATCCTAAGCAAAACAGGAGGGAGAGAAGCCTCAGAGGCAGAGCCAGTGTGCCGCCACTTAGGAAGCTTGGCAGAAGGCGGTCGGGCCACCATCGGCGGAAACTCCTCCGACCTCAGTTTGAATCCCTCCAGAGCTCCAAGGAACCTCAGTGCTCACTGGAGTGGGGTTTGGCTTTGCAAGACTTCTTCAGAGCAGCAGCTTCTTGTCATGAATGAGGCACCTGGATTCCATGCTGGGCTAATCCATCCTGCAGACACCATCGCCTCCAAGACTGCGCAGTGCTGGCACAATGACGCACCCAGAACTACGGTGTGTTGTGTCCCCAGAAGGCAGGGTAGAAAATGTTCGTCTAGCTCCTCCCTCAGCCTGGCTGCTCTCCTTCCTGCAGCTGCAGCCACACAAGTTGCTGACTAGATTGCCTCCCCTCAGCTGAGTGTTCCCGTCAGGACAGTAACCATCCTGCCCCTGATCAGCCTCCTGAAGACCCCGGGGCCTCTAGCTGGACACCTACTAAACACCTCCCAGTGAGGCCCTGCACTTGCTGACACACACTGCAGTGGGATCAATTCCCTCAACACCGTGGACCAGGCCTGAGGCAGCACAGCACCCGCTCCCTCTGGGAGCCACCAGGTGCCAGCCCTGTCCTGGGGACCTTCAACGCCCAACTCTGAAGGCAGGTGGGGAGCGGGGGATGCTGCTCAGACCCTGAGCCCCCTGTTCCTGAGTGGCTCTTGTTAGCCTGACTCCCATGGGGGGGCTCCTTCTTCTGCTGTGCGCCAcccacctcctgccctgccccgcTTTCTGGATGGGGACACACGCTTACCCTCCCTCTTTATCCGCACACCAGGTCCCCCGGGCGGGTCACAATGTGTGCTTCTACTTTCTCTGGGGACCGCGCTGGGTGTGACCCCCAAGGGCAGCCTGCACCCGTGCTCTCACCTTCCAGCATGGCCCAGTTCCCACGAAGAACACCAGAGACTTTCTTTAACACAGCGCTCTCAGGAACAGACTGCAGGCGACAAATAGGAAATATTCATCAGAAAGAGGCGTGGAAACCCAGCACCAGGACGCAACACACGCTGGCCAGAAAGGCTTGCAGGGGAGGTCCCCTCCTGGTGCCTGGGGACCCCCATTTGCCTTCCGTGGAGACCTGGGGAGGCAGCCCCCGCAGCTGGCCCATGATGCCAGGGCAAGCTCTTCACATGCAGTTCATCAACCTCAGGGGCCCAGCAGGTACGACAGGCACCCACTGGGGCATCATGTGGCCTGCCACTTATCAGGTAAAAagaactggatggcttaaaagtgcttccaggccaggcacggtggctcacgcctgtaatcccagcactttgggaggccaagacgggcggatcacctgaggttgggagttcgagaccagcctgaccaacatggagaaaccccacctctactgaaaatacaaaattagccaggtgtggtggcgcatgcctgtaatcccagctactcgggaggctgaggcaggagaatcacttgaacccaggagacggaggttgtggtgagccaagatcgtaccactgcactccagcccgggcagcaagagcgaaactccgtctcaaaaaaaaaaaaaaaaaaagtgcttccaAAGTGCTCAAATGAGCTTTGGTAAATGGGTACctactccattcaactccacagCAACCCTGTGAGACGCGGGGCGGGCAGAGACATCGCTCCCATGTTACCAGGAGCAATGCAGACAAGGCACAGGGTTCGCCCCATCCCCCAGCAAGGAAGCAGCTCGGCCCACCGCCCTCGCCCAGAGACCCCACCGTCTCCCCGGAGGAAAGCAGCTCAGCCTGCCGCCCTTGCCCCCTCCTCTACCCGGGGCTCCACGTGCTCCTGAGGGCTCAGCCAGTGCCCCAGGCCCGAGGCTGTGCTAACCCAGCCTCCAAGTGTTAGTCCCACACACCCTAGCCACACTCAGTGCCAACTTCATCGCTAAGTGTGGTGTGGGGGGGCCACACACTCCCCCAAAAAAAGAACTGCTGCAGACATCACCACATAGGACAAGCCAGCCAGGCCGGCCAGGCACCCGGCTCCCTTCACCCAGGGTGGAAGCCCCAGCCACTGCCACTCAGGACACAGACCCTGGGCCCCAGAAGTGGCTGAGTTGAAAGAGGCTCACCTATGGACCCAAAAACCACAGCTGCCGCCCCACACCCCCAGGCTTATGGAAGGGCAGGGCATAGGACATCAGGAAGGTGCCGAGTCTCACCTGCCACTGGTCGCCCACAGGCCTGTAGAGCACCAGGGGGGCTTCCTGGCAGTCCTGTAGCACCCACAGCCCCTGGGTCTCCTCGAAAGCCACATCCCACACTTGGTGCTGGAACGTCAGCTGCTGCCTATACACCAACTGCTGTCTGCAAGCGTCCAGCTGGAAGATGTAGACCACAGGAGTGCTTGCCACAAAGAAACAGAGCACGATTACTAGGACTGCAGGCCCACGGGCTCCGCTCTGCAGCCAGTGCCCCAGACGGCACAGCCCTCGCCAGTGCCACCTCAGGAGAGCCTACGCTGAAAGCCCCAGCTGCGCCACTCCCAAGTGCTGGCGCCAGGGAAACCACGGTGTGACGTACGCTTTTTTAAGTCCTAAGCTCTGGGGTGGCTTGTGGTGCAGCAATAGCTAACCAGCACGGTACAGGCGGGCAGGGCAGGAGGACGCAGGCCCTGGGCTCAGGCGCAGCTCTCCTCTCACACCTACGTACTTCTAGAACGAGCTAAGAGACCTCCGCAGGCTGTCATAAGGACAAGATGAAAAGTGCTGAAAGCACCAAATAGAACACCTTTCCCGACACACAAAAGTCGCTCGGGAAGAAGCGGCAGAACTGCACTCCACCCCTAAACCCACCTTGTCAGCACCGCCAACCCCAGGGGGTTCCCATCCAACCAGCCCCGAGCCGGGAGTGAGGTgatgccaccacgactggcccaGGGGAAAGTCTGTCATCTCAgaaggccaggcagaggctgctggTGCTCTTTACGCCAGGGAAGTTCAACGTCAGGTTGAAGGGCGCTGGCTGAGAGGAGCCCCCACCCTCACAAGCAGCAGTCATCAAAAGTGACATTCTCAGAGGGAGGGTGCTAGACCAATACCACCACCGTCCAAGACCTCTTCATTGAGGACGTGGGCCAGTGGCCAACCCGCTAACTCTTCCCCCTGCAGGTCTGCAGAACCGGAGGCCATAGAGGTGCCGCCGCAGCTTACCCGTCGCACAGGAGCGCCACGCAGTTCTCCTGGCACCAGAACGCAATCCTGGACGCGGCAAACCTCTAAAAGGAGAAGAAGCCCATTAACTTCAGGCCACCTGCAGGGGCCCGACGCTGGGCGCTCTGATCCAACAAGAGCAAGACCGAAGGACGCTCACGCCCCCACATatcaaggaagaggaaagagcacTGGAACATTCTGGAATCAGTGAGGAAAGAGGGTAGCCGATTCCGTTTCCCAAGCAGATGACAAAAGCCCCCCAGTGGCTCTGGCACTCCCTGCGGGGCCTGCGACAGCCTCCAAAGCCCACAAAATGGGTCagtgaggagaggagggagtggGGGACACAGGGGAAAGGAAGAGATGAGAGCTACACACACAACTGCCCTGTGAGCTCCCACACTTCTTGGCagaggaaatattaaaaataaagaagaggccggggcacagtggctcacgcctttaattccagctactcaggagcctgaagcggaggttgctgtgagtcgagatagcaccactgcactccagcctgggcaagagtgagactccatctcaaaaaaaaaaaatttttttttaatgaaggaaacTTCCAGGAACCCGAGTCCACGTGAAGCATGGAGGAAAAGGCCTGGTCTTCTCTTACACAGCTGCCTGGCAGGGGGCAGAGGCCACACCACACCGTTCTCTAGGAAACGGAACAGACCGTTTAGCGGGAAACTTCGCCAAGGCCTGGGCTATCAGGGTGTCATGAGATTGCTCCAAGctggccccgcccctgccccaccTGGCTGGCAGACCCACAAAGGTGCATGCCCAAGCACCTCCATTCCTTCCACTTCAGAGCAGGATTAGAGGCCTTCCTGTACGTTAACTGTTTGCATGCAACGGGGAGACAAATTATTTTCCACTGACATGATGAGCCACCTTCAGAATTTGAAATACGAGATTTCCCTCACACAGGAGGAAGTCTGGCATTGAAAACAAACGTTTCCAACAGCGAAGTGACTTTTCCACTCAAGGCAGGCGATTGCAGGCGTCTACAAGCACTCAGTTGCCCAGGAGTGAACAGAAGCAGCTACCTGGGGGGCCTGCGGGTCCACCAGCTCCTGCAGACTGGCCAGGTGACAGCAGTGCAGCTGGCGGCCGCTCCTGTACTCCCAGAGCCTCAGGGTGCCGTCCTGAACAAACCAAACACAGAGGTTAGCACGCGGTCGCGGGGCTTCCGTCAGGTAGGGTGACAGAGAGGACAGCTGCGTGTGATCGGGGCGCCACTCAGTGACAGCCATGCCACCCACCCTCAGGAATTAAAGGCTCTCTGCTCTGACTGCGTAAATCGCTCATGCAAATCATCAAGGACAACGGTGGGGAACAGAAGGGGACCGATTCCCTGTTTCTCGAGTGCTGATATGCCCAGGCAGATGACAAAGCCAATGAGGCAGATCCCAGCAAAATAAGCCAAGGCCACTAGATGGCCAGGTTGTCATCCGCCAGGAGGCCAGACCACATCTGCTGTGCCCGGGCCAGGAGTAGACACGGGCATGCACACA
Proteins encoded in this region:
- the WDR4 gene encoding tRNA (guanine-N(7)-)-methyltransferase non-catalytic subunit WDR4 isoform X2; this translates as MLLDVAVSPDDCFILTADRDEKIRVSWAAAPHSIESFCLGHTEFVSRISVVPTQPGLLLSSSGDGTLRLWEYRSGRQLHCCHLASLQELVDPQAPQRFAASRIAFWCQENCVALLCDGTPVVYIFQLDACRQQLVYRQQLTFQHQVWDVAFEETQGLWVLQDCQEAPLVLYRPVGDQWQSVPESAVLKKVSGVLRGNWAMLEGSAGADASFSSLYKATFDNMTSYLKKKEERLQQQLEKKQRHRSPPPGPNGHAKKMRPGEATLSC